The following nucleotide sequence is from Ferrimicrobium acidiphilum DSM 19497.
GTGCCAAGCGGTTCAAAGTCCAGATGAACTACCACGTACGGGTCCTAGACGGCTACTACTCGGTTCCCTACGATCTGGTTGGCCAGACCCTTGATGTACGGGTTACCAGAACCACAGTGGAGATCTTCTCGGCTGGAGTGCGCATAGCGAGTCACCGACGATGTGAGAGGAAGGGTCAGTACCAGAC
It contains:
- a CDS encoding Mu transposase domain-containing protein, with translation MNYHVRVLDGYYSVPYDLVGQTLDVRVTRTTVEIFSAGVRIASHRRCERKGQYQTSFAHMPSSHQAQASWTPARILKWARTIGPSTQVVCETIMSGRHYPEQGFNQCRG